A genome region from Mycobacteriales bacterium includes the following:
- a CDS encoding D-alanine--D-alanine ligase — MIVVGELTAVVLAGGLAYEREVSLRSGRRVCEALKQAGVAVRTLDPDGALLAALDGDRPDAVFIALHGADGEDGALRSVLDLAGVHYVGSDAAACRMAWDKPTAKAVVHAAGLSTPDWVALPHSTFRELGAAVVLDRIVERFGLPLMVKPAQGGSALGARVIRSATELPAAMVSCLSYGDTVLLEPYVDGVEVAVSVVDLGAGPVALPAVEIVPTSGVFDYASRYTAGTTTYHTPARLSADLAAAVADVAVRAHEVLALRDLSRTDAIVTPDGVVQFLEVNVSPGMTETSLLPLAVEAAGLELGEVCATLLARAATR, encoded by the coding sequence GTGATCGTCGTGGGAGAGCTGACCGCCGTTGTGCTCGCCGGCGGCCTGGCGTACGAGCGGGAGGTCTCGCTGCGCTCCGGCCGCCGGGTCTGCGAGGCGCTCAAGCAGGCCGGAGTCGCGGTCCGGACGCTCGACCCGGACGGCGCGCTGCTGGCCGCCCTGGACGGCGACCGGCCGGACGCGGTGTTCATCGCACTGCACGGTGCCGACGGCGAGGACGGCGCGCTGCGCTCGGTCCTCGACCTGGCCGGCGTGCACTACGTCGGCTCCGACGCGGCCGCCTGCCGGATGGCCTGGGACAAGCCGACCGCGAAGGCGGTCGTGCACGCGGCCGGGCTGTCGACGCCGGACTGGGTCGCGCTGCCGCACTCGACCTTCCGGGAGCTCGGCGCCGCGGTGGTGCTGGACCGGATCGTGGAGCGGTTCGGGCTGCCGCTGATGGTGAAGCCGGCCCAGGGCGGGTCTGCGCTCGGCGCCCGGGTGATCCGGTCCGCGACCGAGCTGCCGGCCGCGATGGTCTCCTGCCTGTCGTACGGGGACACGGTCCTGCTGGAGCCGTACGTGGACGGTGTGGAGGTGGCGGTCTCGGTCGTCGACCTCGGAGCCGGTCCGGTCGCGCTGCCGGCGGTGGAGATCGTGCCGACGAGCGGGGTCTTCGACTACGCCTCCCGGTACACGGCCGGGACCACGACTTACCACACGCCGGCCCGGCTCTCCGCCGATCTCGCCGCGGCCGTCGCCGACGTCGCGGTCCGCGCGCACGAGGTGCTGGCGCTGCGGGACCTGTCCCGGACCGACGCGATCGTCACCCCGGACGGCGTCGTGCAGTTCCTCGAGGTGAACGTGTCGCCCGGGATGACCGAGACCTCGCTGCTGCCGCTGGCGGTCGAGGCCGCCGGGCTGGAGCTCGGCGAGGTCTGCGCCACGTTGCTGGCCCGCGCCGCCACCCGCTGA
- a CDS encoding nitroreductase family protein, with protein MDFQDVVRRRRMIRNYDPSRPVPPSVVDRLLDNAVRAPSAGFSQGWAFLVLSTPSERGRFWAATTDGGAPDPWLQGMHNAPLLIVPLSHKQAYLDRYAENDKGWADRDENRWPVPYWDIDTGFATLLMLLTAVDEELGACFFGVPPERIGAFRAAFGVPEEYVPIGCMSVGYPAPDRRSPSLRRGRRPVEEVVHHGSW; from the coding sequence ATGGACTTCCAGGACGTCGTCCGGCGGCGACGGATGATCCGTAACTACGATCCGTCGCGGCCGGTGCCGCCTTCGGTCGTGGACCGGCTACTGGACAACGCGGTCCGGGCGCCGTCGGCCGGCTTCTCCCAGGGCTGGGCGTTCCTGGTGCTGTCGACGCCTTCGGAGCGAGGCCGATTCTGGGCCGCGACCACCGACGGCGGCGCGCCCGACCCCTGGCTGCAGGGGATGCACAACGCGCCGCTGCTGATCGTGCCGCTCTCACACAAGCAGGCTTACCTGGATCGGTACGCGGAGAACGACAAGGGCTGGGCCGACCGGGACGAGAACCGCTGGCCGGTGCCGTACTGGGACATCGACACCGGGTTCGCGACGCTGCTCATGCTGCTGACCGCGGTCGACGAGGAGCTCGGCGCCTGCTTCTTCGGGGTGCCGCCGGAGCGGATCGGCGCGTTCCGAGCGGCGTTCGGAGTGCCGGAGGAGTACGTCCCGATCGGCTGCATGTCGGTCGGCTACCCGGCGCCGGATCGGCGCTCGCCCTCGCTCCGGCGCGGCCGGCGGCCGGTCGAGGAAGTCGTGCACCACGGCTCGTGGTGA
- a CDS encoding DUF4126 domain-containing protein yields the protein MDTLPLSIANGWASGISAYGVLFIAGVLGRVGYADTPEALQRTDVMIFVGVLLAIEFVADKIPYVDSIWDSVHTVIRPTVAAILGILIAGHASTLDQAVAASSSSITALLSHLAKGGFRLAVNTSPEPVTNIGTSFAEDGAVIGITVLAWQFPWVAASIALTLLVLGLLLSYFLLSRIKRGLARMRQRRA from the coding sequence ATGGACACGCTGCCGCTGTCGATCGCGAACGGCTGGGCCTCCGGCATCAGCGCGTACGGGGTGCTGTTCATCGCGGGCGTCCTGGGCCGGGTCGGCTATGCCGACACCCCGGAGGCGCTCCAGCGTACGGACGTGATGATCTTCGTCGGCGTGCTGCTGGCGATCGAGTTCGTCGCGGACAAGATCCCGTACGTCGACAGCATCTGGGACAGCGTCCACACGGTGATCCGGCCGACGGTCGCGGCCATCCTCGGCATCCTCATCGCCGGGCACGCCTCGACCCTGGACCAGGCCGTGGCGGCCAGCTCCTCGAGCATCACCGCGCTGCTGTCCCATCTGGCCAAGGGCGGCTTCCGGCTGGCGGTGAACACGTCGCCGGAGCCGGTGACCAACATCGGTACCAGCTTCGCCGAGGACGGCGCGGTCATCGGGATCACGGTGCTCGCGTGGCAGTTCCCGTGGGTGGCGGCGTCGATCGCGCTGACCCTGCTCGTACTGGGTCTGCTGCTGAGCTACTTCCTGCTGTCCCGGATCAAACGAGGGCTGGCTCGGATGCGCCAGCGGCGAGCGTGA
- a CDS encoding DNA polymerase ligase N-terminal domain-containing protein — MDAVDPLATYRGMRDPAKTPEPVPPSGPLPEGNDDTFVIQEHHARSLHWDVRLERDGVLVSWAVPKGLPLDPKDNRLAVHTEDHPIDYGGFEGDIPAGEYGGGKVILWDRGRYELEKWTEREVKVVFHGSRAEGRYVFFQTRGRDWMVHRMDPPPIPGWEPMPIGLHPMTATPGTLPAGGRRSWGYELAWAGTRVLVAVEGGRIRITDARGADVSAGYPEIRGIGPALGSRVCLLDGEIVVLGKDGRPDPGLLRRRPARAKAPGAKDAREAPVTYLAFDLVHLDGLDQADLPYRERRALLESLGLAGDRWSVAPAVPGTGRAALQAARGLGLSGVVAKRLSSPYEPGKKSPNWVLVEK; from the coding sequence GTGGACGCCGTCGACCCGCTCGCCACGTACCGAGGGATGCGCGACCCGGCCAAGACCCCTGAGCCGGTGCCGCCGTCCGGACCGCTGCCGGAGGGGAACGACGACACGTTCGTCATCCAGGAGCACCACGCCCGGAGCCTGCACTGGGACGTCCGGCTGGAGCGCGACGGCGTGCTGGTCTCCTGGGCGGTGCCGAAGGGTCTCCCCCTCGACCCGAAGGACAACCGGCTCGCGGTCCACACCGAGGATCACCCGATCGACTACGGCGGCTTCGAGGGCGACATCCCGGCCGGCGAGTACGGCGGCGGCAAGGTCATCCTCTGGGACCGCGGCCGGTACGAGCTGGAGAAGTGGACGGAGCGCGAGGTCAAGGTCGTCTTCCACGGCTCCCGGGCCGAGGGCCGGTACGTCTTCTTCCAGACCCGTGGCCGGGACTGGATGGTGCACCGGATGGACCCGCCACCGATCCCCGGTTGGGAGCCGATGCCCATCGGCCTCCACCCGATGACCGCGACGCCGGGAACGTTGCCCGCCGGCGGCCGCCGCAGTTGGGGCTACGAGCTCGCCTGGGCCGGCACCCGCGTCCTCGTCGCCGTCGAGGGCGGCCGGATCCGGATCACCGACGCCCGGGGGGCGGACGTGTCGGCCGGCTATCCGGAGATTCGAGGGATCGGGCCGGCCCTGGGCAGCCGGGTCTGCCTGCTCGACGGGGAGATCGTCGTGCTCGGCAAGGACGGCCGCCCGGACCCGGGTCTCCTCCGCCGCCGTCCGGCCCGGGCCAAGGCACCGGGTGCGAAGGACGCCCGAGAGGCGCCGGTGACGTACCTGGCGTTCGATCTGGTGCATCTCGACGGGCTCGACCAGGCCGACCTCCCCTACCGCGAGCGGCGCGCGCTGCTGGAGTCGCTGGGACTGGCGGGCGACCGCTGGAGCGTGGCGCCGGCCGTTCCCGGGACCGGCCGGGCCGCCCTGCAGGCCGCCCGCGGTCTCGGTCTCTCCGGTGTCGTCGCCAAGCGCCTCAGCTCCCCGTACGAGCCGGGGAAGAAGAGCCCGAACTGGGTGCTCGTCGAGAAGTAG